In Vicia villosa cultivar HV-30 ecotype Madison, WI linkage group LG7, Vvil1.0, whole genome shotgun sequence, the DNA window CTTTGCATTTTCTGGGGTTGATCACCAAACCAATAGAATCAAAAAAATCCTGCACAGTTTTAATAAGCATCTGGACAGAAGTGATGTCCCCTTTGCAAAACATGAGGATGTCATCCGCAAATGTGAGATTGGTTATACCAGCCTTCTCACATTTAGCATGGGAATGCATTTTGACCAAAAGCCTATTCAAATACTCCATCATGAGAGCAAAAAGTAAGGGGGATATAAGATCCCCTGCCTTAAGCCTCTCTTTGCCTGTATGATCTCAGATACATTACCATTGACAGTAAATTCATAGTTGACATTAGTAACTGCTACCATAACCCAATTGATAAACATTTGAGGCATACCTATTTCTTGCATCACATGTTCCAAAGCATACCAATCCACCATGGCATATGCTTTTTGGAGATCCAATTGAAGCATACATCTTGGAGTACCACCCTTTCTTGTATATCCTCTCAATAATTCAAAATCTAGCATGATGTGGTTATGGATAATTTGCCTAGGTATGAATGCAGCCTGATTGATATTGATAATACTAGGCAGAATTTTCCCTAGCCTTTAAGTCGGAATTTTTGAGATAATCTTATAGACAGTCGTGCATCCTGTAATAGGCCTATAATCTTTGGCTTGTTTAGCCTCTGCAGTCTTAGGGATCAGGGTAACTATAGTTCTTTTGAAATCCTTAAGAATCCTGCAGTGATGAAAGAACACATGAATAGCTGCTACAACATCAGTTTTGATAATGGGCCAGAAAATTTTAAAGAAGTGACTTGACTAATCAGCATGTTCCTTTGATCAACACCAATCTGCTTACCTCTCCTCATTGCCTCAACATCGATGTGCATAATACTGCTTTTAGCCTACCCCATAAGGTTTCTATAGAACTCCAGCAATTCCTCTTCAATATCCTTCTGCTCAGTCAGGATAGTCCCATAATCTTTTTGAATAAACTGGATACTGTTAGCATTCCTCCTAGTTTTTAGAGAGACATGAAAGAAAGCATTATTTTCATCCCCATCTTCAGCCAATTGATTTTTGTTTTCTGTAGCATGCTCTTCTCCTCCATCTCATTCCATTTAACCAGCTCTGCAGTACCAGTTTTAACATTCTCAGTCCTCTGCTTGTTCATAGGTTGGCTCTTGAGATCTACACAGGCTTTCTCAAGATTACTCCTGGATTAAGTAATCTTCAATTGTAAATCAGGCACAGGTCTGTTCAATTTCCTCAACTCAGGTTGCAATCTGATtagttttttccataaaatctccaTAGGTCTGCCCTGCATAGGTTTGTTCCAATTATTTCTAACCACATCATGAAAATCAGTAATGTCACTCTAGCTAGTATTAAATTTGAAACTTCTATTGTGCTTATGAATAACAGGTATACTAAGGTATAACATAGCATGATCAGATATGTGGGGAGAAAGCACATTAAGAGTTAAATCCCCATTGTCTTGGAGCCATTCAGTATTTGCTATAAGTCTATCAATCTTGGAGTAGATTGGATTGGTACTCTATTTGTTAGACCAAGTGAAGAATTCTCCTTTGCTATCCATTTCACATAAACCAGTGGTACTCAACATGTCATTGTAGTCCTTATACTTAGCCTCCACAATTAGCTTACCTCCAAACCTATCATGTGAGGTAGCAATATTGTTATAGTCCCCCACTACACAGGGTCCTTTATAAAGGATATGCAGATCTTCCATGTGATGCCATAGTACCTTCCTATGCTCAATCTGATTTAAGGCATAGATAGCAGTCAACCAATACTTAAACCCTCCCATCAAGTCATAGACTCCACAATGAATGTATTGGTTGGAACTACATATAGGCCTAGCATCCACTTTGCTATTATTCCAATGGATCCAAATTTTTCCATTCTCATGGTGGTTGTAATTATCAATATAGTTTCCCATCAAATGATGTTTTTCTCTAATAGCCTCAGCCTTATTCCTCTTAACCCTAGTCTTTATAAGGATAACAATATCAGCCTGGATTTTTAGGAGATGGGAGCTAATCTCCCTAATTTTTCTAGTCTTGTTAAGCCCCCTTATATTCCAAGAGACTAACATGGGCCCCTATCAACAGCAACTAGGTGGTCATTCAAAACCCCTAGTGCGTCAAATCCATTTAAGCAATCTACCTGGTGTGAAGATTCAGGGAATAAATGGTTCTTACCTCTGTCCCTCCCTGCTTTATGCACTCTTGTCCAGTTCTTCTCCTCATCAACTTTTGGCTTTTCAATTGGATTTTCCTTAGGAGTTGATTCACAATTTGGTCTAGTTTTGGTTCCTTTTGCTTTTTCTGTCTAGGCTTCCATACTTTGGCTCTAGGCTGCTCTCCACAGTGGTGTCCCACTTGCTTACACTTATCATAGTATTTAGGCAtccattcatattcaattactTATTTCCTCTTGAATCCTTGGCTATCCTTGATCGTTATTTCATCTGGCAGGTTCTTAGTAATGTCAACCTCCACCAAAATGCGCACATAAGACACCCTTAACTTGTGAGTAGTGCATTCATCTGTTACCAATAGTGTTCCTAGAGCACTTCCTATCTTATTCAGACTATTTGCTCCCCATAGTTGCAGGGGAAGCAAAGGTAGCTTAACCCATATAGGAAGAGTACGCAAGAGATCCTTCTTTAGGTTAAACTCTGGATTCCATTCCTTTATCAGAACTGGCATACCACGGATTGAATACGGTCCTTTCATCAACACCGCATCCATATCTTCATAATTCTTGAATCGAAGGATGAAATAGCCTTCATCGTGATAATACAGATCTGGGAGTTAGACAAAGCTCCACATCTTCTGCATAAAGTTCTTTATAGCGTGCATACTCAGGTCCTCACCCATAACATACAAAATTAGGGCATTTTCCCAGAATTGCAGTTTCGGTGCCACATCCTCGTCGTTGATTTCCACCTCAATTTCGCCATTAGAAACCGTCGGAGCGATGTATACCATGGTTCTTCCTCGTGCAGGATTCTGATTGTTATTGATAACATCAACCCAAAGTCGGCGAGTTTCAGGCTCCTCCTTCTTCTCAAGCATTAGGGTTTCCTTTTTTGTATCTCCCTTGTTTCTTTCCAGGTCTCGCTTTGTAATAGTACCACCATCAGTCTCATCGTCTTTCTCTGGTGTCGCCTCCGACTGCTTCTCCGGTGGCGTAGAGCTCGTTGGTGGTGTAGGCACCGTCACCTTGGGACACGCACGTGACCGTTTCACCCCCATTCAGAGAACCATTTCAGAATATTGTTTGATTGATgtaattttattcttattatgtTTGACACTATTTTGAAGATTTATACGATGTTTTCTTTTTTTGTGCTATATATGCCTTTATATTTACATTACACTACTACGATATACTATAGTTTGACAGAAATTgaaagtttttaaaatatatcagaatgttccatagatatatctacggaagatttcatgaactgaataatttgaattttcccaactttaatatgttttttaagcttccgtagatgtacatacagaaagaaacaatttttttaaaaaaagtgcttctggatgtgcatctacggaagcaaggGACATAATTGGAATTTTGCCAGGTGGCTAAGAGATTCAAGGGGTGGATTAaagaattctaaaaaaaaaaatccaaaattggCTTGAATAATCAATTAGAGCAAATTtgatattcaaaattcaaacttgtGCGCTTTATAATCTATTAGACTAAGAGAATAATTGATTATTGCATTGATTAGAGCGCACCTCATGCAATCAAATCATGAGGGAATCTTAGTATTAACGCCCTAATCAATTATCCCGGcaatataatcaattattatcACCAAATATAAATAGTTACACCCTCCTTCCATGTTTGTCATCTATCTCTAataattttcttctttcttcttcttgtgtGTGCATTTTCTCTGTGAATTATCATCGTCATCAAAGTCACCTAAGAGGATGTGAAACGCCAGAAGTTCTTTTCAAATGTTGGTTACTTAGAATTATTTTTATCTGAAGAGCAAGAGATCTGGTTCAACAAATATTTTGAATGAGGATTTCCAAATCATATCACTTTGTAGAGATATTTTTCAAAGATTACGAGTTTCTAAAATGGATTGAAAATACATCCTTGAATAGTTTCATTTGTGATATCCCATATGAAGTGTATGCAATATTAGTGAAGATGTTTGACTCTAATTTCATATATACGGGaggaatcaacataattaatgtGAAGAAGCACAAGATCTAGCCAATCACAAAATGTTGAAAGATTCTTTAAgattagaagatgattggaaactTAAAAGGGATAAAGTTTAATATTCAAAGCtttaacaaaaagagaaaatcttTAGTGACATAAATCTGTTTCTATTCAAGGTAGAGTTGAGTCAATGATATTAAACAACGTGTCTCAACATTATCTCTAACATCAGAATCCTCAAGCTAATGATAGGGGCTTGAATTGGAAATGTCCCTTCTATGGGAAAAGATGAGCATAACAGACCACTTTATTCTCAAGATGTATGTTGATCCCAAAGTTTGACCAAGCAAGGGATAAAACTCAAGGAAGGTATTTCCCTTAGAGTTTGTTTTGCAAAAGAAGACTGATATATCTTCTTTGACACTGGTTGTTCCAGACACGTGTTGAGAAACTGGATGGAATAAGATTTTCTAGTCTTGATAAGGTTCTTATTCTTTCTAAATAACTAATGACTAGTTTGATATACATAAGCCAGATGTGAAGACAAGTTTCATTAAGGAAGACTAGTAGGTTGATGCTATTATTCGGTATCAGAAGCATATGCCACAACATCGTTCTTGatatcatgttctgatgttggaaCATCAGTATTAATATGGCGACCCTGTactaaaaattttcaaacttctttcaACAACCCGGGAGAGTTAgtctatttatagactactaAGCTAACTTAAATAATTGGGCTAAACAAATAGGCCCAATTTGACATATTGATAAACCTAGCATTATCGTCTACTACATGCTAGAACACTTTTTGACTACAACATGCAGGATTTCGACATTAGCATGTGAATATATTTTGACAACATGCTCAATatctgtcgaaccaagaaacttGTCCTTGtctcgatccaaaatctcacatttTTTTGGCATTGGATGTAGTGATTGTTTGTCATGAACATTGATAGAACTAGTTAAGAAAAGCTTATTCAAACTTGCTAGTAGAAGTTGGAACTCTCAAATTCAGAATCTGATCATTACTCTCATTATAATCATTCTTTGGAAAATTAGGCATGCAAGAAACAATATCAAGTTTCAAAATAGTAGCATTGACTTTATAGTGACATTCTTCACATTAAACAATTAGTATATATGATATCTACTTTTTTCAAGAGGGGTACATGTACTCTTCGATTCACgagtttataattattaaatgattTGACATCAAATGTCGACCTCCTcacgtgtaacacccttctaataccccacataaatattaaacaataatcagagtaaacatgaaaaagggcattacaacttccatataattaaacaatactcatgacatgccataaaagagaacgtcaaaccaaacttattcagatcatcatgttaacacagcggaattatctttaacatctgaataataaAACAACCAAGTCATATACTTAAAACACCAACATAAGCAATCCACCCaaataaaagagtttaacaagtaaatctgaacaacgtccccagtgttacacgaccagagcatgacacagacccaaactgactctaacgaattacttgacgagTTAACCCTCGCCAAGTACAGAAGCTACTccttcaatctgaaaaataacaacagtaagggtgagtctcattcacatttaaccaatgttataggatatagataataaaatatcaatcacatgccattcacccaattacagttatgatcagattcacaaCCACACAATCAGTACAGCAAACAcacaatcaacacatattataacattggacaatcttccattcatgttataataacacaattagcctaatgcaatgcaactacatgcatgtggtaccaaaatctgggataacccatctcaccgatccaccatcgtcaaggatacggcaacacccactcactaattccacacaatgggaattatctaccactgatccaccatcgtcaaggaccagcaacataatgattatgaaatgcatgtatcaaccataacatgctcaccatcaacattaatcaccagatatcataatcatcaaccaacataACAATCGATAGCCACATATAGTTTATACCATCCTCAACCataacaaaacacatattttacatcgacaatatatgtatatcaaccaTCAGTTACagtcacaacatcataacaggtaaaacattcattagtgtacctgtaAGCATAatccaccacaaccaaataaaattgagtgttttaaaataatttcaagtcacgactcaaaacaccattttattatgtaaattatttgCTTAGCTTCACCATGCTCGAAACgacaccaaaatccggtttacggtttaaaagttacacatctttaaacttttcaaaatgacctgtcactaacagcacgcggcgccaacattggttcgcggcgcgaactgagcgagtaAAAATTTCCTTAACCTTCTGCCAAGTACTTCGCGGTGCAAACATATGTTcacggcgcgaaacgagaaaagaaGTACGCATTCGTGGCGCAACCTTGTGCTTGCGGCGCGTACTGAATACATCagaacttcctggctttctgccaagcagttcgcgacGCCAACTCCTGGATGCGGCACGAACTGCCGATTTCCAGGAatccgaatcgcagaaaacagcctaCGATTTTGTCCTTCTTTCACCGAATCATTACCAAACCAATTCCATTTCAACCAGATTTCACGTACATTAaaacaacacatattataacacatttataatacatttcaaccatccaattaacaccgtacatgatcaatacaacattatcaatcaattctcccaaaacctaacgtttctacaacctaagcataactcaattgacataaacaacatgatcaattctatcctactacctataaccccataatagaagataaatggaagagtccccccttacctgaaggttgattcttcgttcttcctctgtcgcacttctctgcctctcttctcttttcacgttcaagcttttctcttctccttagttctattcctctttcccccaattcctctattttgtggaaaataaaataaaactattttaattagtaatagggcctaccaatacaccccccctctttactaatcatGACTTAAGCCCATTTGCTTAATTTCTCCATAGCtctcaataattccaaataattctccataattcaattaaataaatttaaaattaaattatgaaaatattgaGTGTTACATCACGCACCTAAAACCATACACGTTAATTGATGTTTTCCTAGTCATAATTAGTCATAATTGGATTAAGTGCAACTCAGATGGAACATTAAAAGGAAATACTAGAATATCAACTTGCGGTGACATATTAAGGGATAATTTAGGAACATTCTTGAGAGCTTTCTCAAACAAGATTAAAGTTTACACCTTCTTTCAAGTTGAATTGCATGAAATCATATTTGCTATCGAATATACTAATAAAAAGATTGAAAAAATCTTTAACTTAAAACTGACTCAATACTAACCATTCGTACATTttcttaatttaaatattattccttaacattttttagttaaataaaaatgtatttttcaGACTATATAATTCTTTAAAGATatctttcaaataaaaaaaaacacgtGAAGATAgatcaattaatatattttttttttgttaattatatatcgtagtgaaatcaatttttatttagacTTTTATCAATTTTAAGAAATAAGTTGAAAATGTCTGACAGTATctctatttttttattcaatgcTTTTATTAGAAAAAcatattttgttttcaaaaacaaaactaattttttttcttcatatttatccaaccaaatatatattttttatttcttctctcaagttttctatttttttaatttgctgTATTTCTTCTCTGTTTTTTTTATACAAGCaatttctttattatatttttcaccTAACCTCACcggcctttttttttctttcttttcagtcAATCATACCTTTAAAATATGTTGACTGTCCGAATCCTAAACATTATCTGATCATTTTTTATAGactgttaaaataaaataaaatgaaccaataaaaaaaataatgttaatattttttatatgaaagATAAAGATTAACATTATTGATTCATAAATAAACAATggtaaatattttcttaaaaatacttacaatttttatcataattaaataattaaatagtaaAAGCAAAATCCAGTAATTATTTTCATAATTACTTCTTTTAAATGCAAGACTCTTAACATGGGGTGCATGAATCTCATTCATACCCACGGTTTCACCTACAGATTCTAGATTACCATTACGCAATACATCGGATTTATTTTTCtccttttcattattttttgtccccttttctccttttttttaacCAATGAATACTGTAAATAAACAATAAAGTTGCAAAaatatttatctatttttaaaGAGTACAGATAAAAACAAGGTTAAATAATTTACCATAAAATACGCAATAGTATACGTATATGTTTTCTTAAGAACAGTTTTAACTTCTAGTATAAGTAAACGATAAAGTGAAAATAGAATATGACGACCTTAAAAAGAGTCTTAcgtttaaaatactaaaataagtaactttttttaattttcttttcctttttaacCTATATGCATGACTGCATGTCTCATGAGGCATTGGATGAATGATTCTCATGCCTGCTGTCTCGTGTCTCATATGTGTTTCTAGATGATACACATTCTAGATTATCAGTAAATAATTAATAACTAATCTCTGTCTTAAATtagattattttttcaaattttatatttatttaaaataataatttaatatattagcaaaatatataatttaaacatcctaatttatatgattttttaatttctttttgtcTAAATCACATAAACAATAcaagattttttttatcattctacCTAATCACCTTAGTTGATAAAGGTGACACGTTAAATCAACAttttaacaattaatttattatatcaaaaacaattattatcttatttattaatattgtttaaaaaatatattttttaaaaaaccatttttccttttattttgataaaatttaatataaattatatttaatttattttctctaactttttccataattaataaataataaaaattatatacactttttaataaaatttattctaaggaaaaacaaaaaaaatatttcaatatttttttttattttcttataaatataaatatattttttttactataacCTTGAACGAAATAGTATTAAAATAGCAATCCTATGGATTATCCAAAAAACTACTACTAGTATTTTTTACTAAAATGGTTTAGGACACAAAGAGTAACATAAATTTTTCACACAAAAAGAAGTAATATCTTAGTCCTAGCTACCATACAATCCAGTCAAATCCACAATCTTTgaccaaaataaaaaacatttaattaaaaaaaatttatatagttAGTGGCAAAATGGCAAATTTTTCCATGGTCAAAGAAAACCATTCATTTCACACAACCTTCTAAGAAATTACGCCACCCAATCAAAACACAAACCATACATTACGTACATGAACCTTCCCTTTTGTTTTCTCTCCTTATATTAATCTCTTCCATTtctcattttcaaaactttttccaaatctAAAATATGGCATCTTCATCTAGTAATTTAGataccaataataataatattaataatctcAATGGTTTGAACTCGTTCAACCATTTTTCCTTCTCATCAACCTCTCACCCTTTCATCATGACCAGTTCTTTCTCTGACCTTTTAGCTTCTCCTCTTGATGACAATGAAAAcactaacaacaacaacaactcaagaAGTGATTATGGTGCTCCTAAGTTCAAGTCTACACCTCCTCCTTCTTTGCCTTTGTCACCACCTCTGATTTCTCCTTCTTCGTGTTTTTCTATCCCTCCTGGTTTGAGTCCGGCTGAACTACTTGATTCGCCTGTTTTGTTGAACTCTAACAATGTCGGTTTCTTCTTTTCTCTTCACTTTTCattattttatgtttgtttttaatgttttttttttattaaaaaatgaaagttttgaACTTTATATACTTCATCATGATGTTGAACATGTTTTTTTTCTGCTTAGAAAAATTTGAACAAAGGAAAGTTTTTAactttttgttgttattgttgatggTAATAGATTTTGTTTTTTAAGGATATGTTGAATGATTTTAATGCTATATACAAAAGATTTTGACTATGATTCTTTTTTAGTTGatttgttaatttatttatttttttgtgttgGTGAATTTAtggacatgttttttttttaaatacaggTTTTGCCATCTCCTACAACTGGTGCTTATGCTGCTCATAGCTACAATTGGAAGAACAATTCTGAGGGGAATCAACAACTTGCGAATTTCTCTTTCCAAACCCAACAAGTTCCTGCTGTTACTGCATCCAACACATCTTTTCAATCATCAAACGTTGGAATTCAACAACAAGTATGTTTGTTGCAACCGATTTTACAAGCATTTATTGCACATTTAGACTATTAGATTTTGGTTTGGTTTATAAAAACTATACTTTAAGATTttaattgaatttgaatttacCGCGGTTAAAAATGTCATTCATTGGTACAATTTTATTGTATAGATGATTGTTTGATCAAGATCACATGAAGAATTAAACTTTgtgattttatatttatataaaataaaataaatttatttgtttttttcacCGTCCAACAATATGTTGAATGTTTGAATgctcaaaatccaacaaaatcaTTGTGATTCCTAGAAATTCTCATTTATGCAAAATTCTATGTTTTTTTTAGTACTATGTTATTGCTCTAAAcatgttcaatttttttttttgatgttacAGCAACAGCAACAGCCATGGAGTTATCAAGAAAGCACAAAGCAAGAAGGTTATTCATCTGGAACCAATATGATGCAAGGTGAAAACAACAACAATGCTGTGCAGATTTATTCTCCGGAGTTTGCCAATGTTCAAATGAACAACACCATGATGAACAACAATGGAATTCAATCTGATTACAACAACTACCAACCGCTGCAACAAGTTCAAACCTTGAGCAAGAAATCGGACGACGGATACAATTGGAGAAAATACGGACAGAAACAAGTGAAAGGAAGTGAGAATCCGAGAAGCTATTACAAATGCACGTACCCGAATTGTCCCACGAAGAAAAAGGTTGAGAGATCGGTCGAGGGACAGATTACTGAGATTGTTTATAAGGGTACTCATAATCATCCTAAGCCTCAATCTACTAGGAAGAACTCGTCGAATGCTCTTGTGATTGTTCCTGCTAATGCCAATGGAAATGAAATGCTTGATCAACCGTATGGTTCATTTGGTAATGGCCAAATGGATTCTGGTGCTACTCCTGAGAATTCGTCGATATCAGTTGGcggagatgatgattttgagcaGAGTTCTCATCAGAAGAGTAGAtc includes these proteins:
- the LOC131619325 gene encoding uncharacterized protein LOC131619325, coding for MLDFELLRGYTRKGGTPRCMLQLDLQKAYAMVDWYALEHVMQEIGKERLKAGDLISPLLFALMMEYLNRLLVKMHSHAKCEKAGITNLTFADDILMFCKGDITSVQMLIKTVQDFFDSIGLVINPRKCKVFYGGTDRDTKEQLIRSTSFEEGILPMKYLGVPITRKRLNIHHYMPLIEKIMKRMKHWTSKLLSYSGRILLVKSVILAITQYWMQCVPIPQFAGSMDNSRKSPVAWQTMCSPKNQGGQGIINLTI
- the LOC131620797 gene encoding WRKY transcription factor WRKY24-like, whose amino-acid sequence is MASSSSNLDTNNNNINNLNGLNSFNHFSFSSTSHPFIMTSSFSDLLASPLDDNENTNNNNNSRSDYGAPKFKSTPPPSLPLSPPLISPSSCFSIPPGLSPAELLDSPVLLNSNNVLPSPTTGAYAAHSYNWKNNSEGNQQLANFSFQTQQVPAVTASNTSFQSSNVGIQQQQQQQPWSYQESTKQEGYSSGTNMMQGENNNNAVQIYSPEFANVQMNNTMMNNNGIQSDYNNYQPLQQVQTLSKKSDDGYNWRKYGQKQVKGSENPRSYYKCTYPNCPTKKKVERSVEGQITEIVYKGTHNHPKPQSTRKNSSNALVIVPANANGNEMLDQPYGSFGNGQMDSGATPENSSISVGGDDDFEQSSHQKSRSGDDDDEPDTKRWKTDGENEGISAPGSRTVREPRVVVQTTSDIDILDDGYRWRKYGQKVVKGNPNPRSYYKCTHPGCPVRKHVERASHDLRAVITTYEGKHNHDVPAARGSGNNSINRPTPNNPSNPNNAATSIMPLQSLRPQQPAQLSQSLPLNLDMLQPQGNYGFSRFSNPMESYMNPQQQQQQQHQQQHQQQHQQQQQQQQMSDNGFSSRAKEEPKDDMFFESLLC